One window of Desulfovibrio subterraneus genomic DNA carries:
- a CDS encoding aspartate kinase, whose amino-acid sequence MRILVQKFGGTSVANLECMKQVREKTLAARAKGYKVVVVLSARSGDTNKLLALADEYSRDPDSAEVDSLVSTGEQVSVALFAMIMKDAGVKARSLLGFQIPMKTDQAHGKARILGIDNEKLTALLNDYDVLAVAGFQGITECNRITTLGRGGSDTSAVALAAALGCECEIYTDVDGVYTTDPNMCSTARKMDRVSYDEMLEMASMGAKVLQIRSVEFAKKYKVPVHVRSTFTDTPGTLVTQEDSTMEAVLVSGIAYDKDQARVTLRDVPDVPGVAYSLFGPLADKGVVVDMIVQNPSRNGKTDMTFTVPRGDLKKTLTLMEEIKQETGAAEVLHDLHVSKVSAIGVGMRNHSGVAAKAFAALRAMNINILMISTSEIKITCLIEEKYTELAVRTLHDAFGLDKDSMLG is encoded by the coding sequence ATGCGTATTCTGGTTCAGAAATTCGGGGGAACTTCCGTTGCCAACCTTGAGTGCATGAAACAGGTTCGCGAAAAAACTCTTGCCGCGAGAGCCAAGGGGTACAAGGTGGTTGTTGTCCTTTCCGCCCGTTCGGGAGACACCAACAAGCTGCTGGCCCTCGCAGACGAGTATTCACGCGACCCTGATTCTGCGGAAGTAGATTCCCTTGTTTCCACCGGCGAGCAGGTTTCTGTCGCCCTGTTCGCCATGATCATGAAGGATGCCGGCGTGAAGGCCCGCTCTCTTCTGGGATTCCAGATTCCCATGAAGACCGATCAGGCTCACGGAAAAGCCAGAATCCTCGGGATAGACAACGAAAAACTCACTGCGCTGCTCAATGATTACGATGTACTTGCAGTTGCCGGTTTCCAGGGCATTACTGAATGCAACCGCATCACCACCCTTGGTCGTGGCGGTTCCGACACTTCCGCTGTTGCTCTGGCTGCCGCGCTTGGCTGCGAGTGTGAAATCTACACAGATGTGGACGGCGTTTACACCACCGATCCCAACATGTGCAGCACCGCCCGCAAGATGGACCGCGTCTCCTATGACGAGATGCTGGAAATGGCCAGCATGGGCGCCAAGGTTCTGCAGATACGATCGGTGGAATTTGCCAAGAAGTACAAAGTGCCCGTGCACGTTCGTTCCACCTTCACCGACACTCCGGGAACATTAGTAACGCAAGAGGATTCAACGATGGAAGCAGTTCTCGTTTCTGGCATTGCCTATGACAAGGATCAGGCACGTGTAACGCTGCGTGACGTACCGGACGTTCCCGGTGTGGCTTACAGCCTGTTCGGCCCCCTTGCCGACAAGGGCGTTGTCGTGGACATGATCGTTCAGAACCCCAGCCGCAATGGCAAGACCGACATGACCTTCACCGTTCCCCGCGGGGACCTGAAGAAAACGCTCACCCTGATGGAAGAAATCAAGCAGGAAACCGGCGCAGCAGAAGTGTTGCACGACCTGCACGTATCCAAAGTTTCCGCCATCGGCGTGGGCATGCGCAACCATTCCGGCGTAGCCGCCAAGGCTTTTGCAGCCTTGCGCGCCATGAATATAAATATTCTCATGATCAGCACTTCCGAAATCAAGATTACCTGTCTGATTGAGGAAAAATATACTGAATTGGCGGTTCGCACCCTGCACGACGCCTTCGGGCTGGATAAAGACTCCATGCTTGGCTGA
- the cimA gene encoding citramalate synthase has translation MKKIQIYDTTLRDGTQSEDINLNNEDKIKIAIRLDELGVDFIEGGWPGSNPVDRAFFSEIQNYQLKHARIAAFGSTHHPNFLPENDPNLRSLLDSGASVCTIFGKTWNIHATEALRVSEERNLEIIHDSVAYLHSQGKPVFFDAEHFFDGYKSNPEYALAAIGKAFKAGAEVLVLCDTNGGTLPSEVSAIVAEVRKALPEANIGIHTHNDCEMAVANSIAAVQTGAMHIQGTMNGVGERCGNANLCSIIPILELKCGGAYTTIPREKLQLITATSAYVSDVANMQPFSRQPFVGRSAFAHKGGIHASAVNRLAMLYEHVDPRELGNRQRVLLTELAGRANIVSMARRFGFHLDKDEPVVKGLLNELKTRSSMGYDYAAAEASVELLLLKKLARRGVREFFNLVQFRVLELKDSHGKEPYSEASVRVEVEGITEHTAATGHGPVNALDNALRKALIGFYPRLNEMRLLDFKVRVMTAANPDGGGTASVVRVLIESGDQQSRWVTVGVSYNIIEASWQALVDSITYKLYKDEYEKRKNETDD, from the coding sequence ATGAAAAAAATACAGATATACGACACGACGCTTCGGGACGGCACCCAGTCAGAAGACATCAACCTCAATAACGAGGACAAGATCAAGATCGCGATCAGGCTCGATGAGCTTGGTGTGGATTTTATCGAAGGTGGCTGGCCGGGTTCCAACCCTGTGGACCGCGCATTTTTCAGCGAAATTCAGAATTATCAGCTGAAACACGCGCGCATTGCCGCATTTGGCAGCACGCATCACCCCAACTTTCTGCCGGAGAACGATCCGAACCTACGCAGCCTGTTGGATTCCGGTGCCAGCGTTTGCACCATTTTCGGCAAGACATGGAACATCCATGCCACGGAAGCCCTACGTGTTTCCGAAGAACGAAATCTTGAAATAATTCATGATTCCGTGGCTTACCTGCACTCGCAGGGCAAGCCTGTGTTCTTTGATGCGGAACACTTCTTCGACGGATACAAATCCAACCCGGAATATGCCCTTGCCGCCATAGGCAAAGCATTCAAAGCCGGGGCGGAAGTGCTTGTGCTCTGCGACACCAACGGCGGCACCCTGCCCTCTGAGGTTTCCGCCATTGTCGCCGAAGTCCGCAAAGCGCTGCCGGAGGCCAATATCGGCATCCACACGCACAATGACTGCGAGATGGCTGTGGCCAACTCCATTGCTGCCGTGCAGACAGGGGCCATGCACATTCAGGGTACCATGAACGGGGTGGGCGAGCGTTGCGGAAACGCAAACCTCTGCTCCATCATTCCGATTCTCGAACTGAAGTGCGGCGGTGCATACACCACCATTCCGCGCGAAAAGCTGCAGCTCATCACGGCAACCTCGGCCTATGTATCCGATGTGGCCAACATGCAGCCCTTCAGCCGTCAGCCCTTTGTGGGCCGCTCGGCTTTTGCGCACAAGGGTGGCATCCATGCCAGTGCGGTCAACCGTCTGGCCATGCTCTACGAACATGTCGACCCCAGAGAACTGGGCAACCGCCAGCGCGTACTGCTCACGGAACTGGCCGGCCGTGCCAACATAGTGAGCATGGCGCGCCGGTTCGGATTCCATCTGGACAAGGATGAGCCGGTGGTAAAGGGACTGCTCAACGAGCTGAAGACCCGCTCCAGCATGGGCTACGACTATGCTGCGGCCGAAGCTTCCGTGGAACTGCTGCTGCTCAAGAAGCTTGCGCGCCGCGGAGTGCGGGAGTTCTTCAACCTCGTACAGTTCCGCGTGCTGGAGCTCAAGGATTCACACGGAAAGGAACCCTACTCCGAAGCATCTGTCCGGGTCGAGGTGGAAGGCATTACCGAGCACACGGCAGCCACGGGACACGGTCCGGTCAACGCGCTGGACAACGCCCTGCGCAAAGCGCTCATCGGCTTCTACCCGCGACTCAACGAAATGCGCCTTCTCGACTTCAAGGTACGCGTCATGACCGCGGCCAACCCTGACGGCGGCGGAACAGCCTCCGTAGTGCGGGTACTCATCGAATCCGGCGACCAGCAGTCGCGCTGGGTAACGGTGGGGGTCTCGTACAACATCATAGAGGCCAGCTGGCAGGCCCTTGTCGATTCCATCACGTACAAGCTCTACAAGGACGAGTACGAAAAACGGAAAAACGAAACGGACGACTAG
- the ribB gene encoding 3,4-dihydroxy-2-butanone-4-phosphate synthase, protein MNQSLLSSFGSPLERVERALDALRNGQGVLVTDDEDRENEGDLIFSAEHLNQQQMAMLIRECSGIVCLCLTDEKVRQLKLPMMVEKNESRHQTAFTVSIEAAEGVTTGVSAADRVRTIKAAASSTAKPADLNRPGHVFPLRARDGGVLSRRGHTEATVDLMRLAGLEPCGVLCEVTNEDGSMARLPEIVALGKKHGMPVLTVEDIVQYRVSVERMAS, encoded by the coding sequence ATGAATCAGTCTTTGCTGTCCTCTTTCGGTTCCCCGCTCGAAAGGGTGGAACGCGCACTTGATGCGTTGCGTAACGGACAAGGTGTGCTTGTTACCGATGACGAGGACAGGGAAAATGAGGGAGATCTCATCTTCTCCGCAGAACATCTGAACCAGCAGCAGATGGCTATGCTCATCCGCGAATGCAGTGGTATTGTCTGCCTGTGTCTGACGGACGAAAAAGTTCGTCAACTCAAACTGCCCATGATGGTGGAGAAAAACGAAAGCAGGCACCAGACCGCCTTTACCGTGAGCATTGAAGCTGCCGAAGGTGTTACCACCGGTGTTTCTGCCGCTGACCGTGTGCGCACGATCAAGGCTGCCGCATCTTCTACGGCCAAGCCTGCGGATCTGAACAGACCCGGTCATGTTTTCCCCTTGCGCGCCCGTGATGGTGGAGTACTCAGCCGCAGGGGACACACCGAAGCAACTGTTGATCTTATGCGCCTTGCCGGACTTGAGCCCTGCGGCGTGTTGTGCGAAGTAACCAATGAGGACGGTTCCATGGCCCGCCTGCCCGAAATTGTCGCGCTTGGCAAAAAGCACGGCATGCCTGTGCTGACCGTGGAAGACATTGTGCAATATCGCGTAAGTGTTGAGCGTATGGCCAGCTAG
- a CDS encoding GGDEF domain-containing protein — MPSTLLQCERSGSCDFTQDGKFCEMLDKAGVPRDAKWRTLVLYMRGLEDYSYLSEIQKSQVQALLVDVLKRKDFSEDRFREVLMRDREILVAPYEQRLNAALQETVQLAEEFKRLMQRRKGDVKHLEARSVEAVTSGQDSSEIVSLLQATFREVISLMERDMENLDQLSKTDPLTGLNNRRAFDEVLEQGVREWKEKSIPLALLMLDIDFFKDFNDEFGHRIGDQALTTVACLMRQSISAFGSEGLEVHPCRYGGEEFAIILRGSSALVAEELAVDIRKRMERYNFVIRDSNGDIMRKGIRITISSGLAEADPTWKGAYQENLIDAADKALYFAKNAGRNRVAKFVYSPAGSCCSIIEE, encoded by the coding sequence ATGCCCTCTACTCTTCTGCAATGCGAAAGATCCGGTTCATGCGATTTTACACAAGACGGCAAATTCTGCGAAATGCTGGATAAGGCCGGTGTGCCGCGTGATGCCAAGTGGCGCACACTCGTCCTGTATATGCGGGGGCTTGAGGATTATTCCTATCTTTCGGAAATTCAGAAGAGCCAGGTTCAGGCACTGCTGGTTGATGTGCTCAAGCGCAAAGATTTCAGCGAGGACCGCTTCAGGGAAGTGCTCATGCGGGACCGGGAAATTCTGGTTGCTCCGTATGAGCAGCGCCTTAATGCCGCCCTGCAGGAAACCGTGCAGCTTGCTGAGGAATTCAAGCGCCTCATGCAGCGCCGCAAGGGTGACGTGAAGCATCTGGAAGCCCGGAGCGTGGAGGCAGTAACCAGCGGACAGGATTCATCAGAAATAGTCTCATTGCTTCAGGCCACGTTCCGTGAGGTGATAAGCCTTATGGAACGGGACATGGAAAATCTGGATCAGTTGAGCAAGACAGACCCCCTGACCGGTTTGAATAACCGGCGGGCCTTTGATGAAGTGCTGGAACAAGGCGTCAGAGAATGGAAGGAAAAAAGTATTCCGCTGGCCTTGCTCATGCTCGATATAGACTTCTTCAAGGATTTTAACGATGAATTTGGTCACCGCATTGGTGATCAGGCGTTAACCACGGTTGCCTGTCTCATGCGTCAGTCCATCTCGGCCTTCGGTTCAGAAGGGCTGGAGGTGCATCCGTGCCGATACGGAGGCGAGGAATTTGCCATCATCCTGCGCGGTTCTTCGGCGCTTGTGGCGGAAGAGCTTGCGGTAGACATCCGTAAGCGTATGGAGCGGTACAACTTTGTTATCCGCGACAGCAATGGCGATATTATGCGTAAGGGGATACGGATCACCATTTCGAGCGGGCTTGCAGAAGCCGATCCGACGTGGAAGGGAGCCTATCAGGAAAACCTTATCGATGCGGCTGACAAGGCCTTGTATTTTGCCAAGAATGCCGGACGTAACCGGGTTGCGAAGTTTGTCTATTCACCCGCAGGCAGTTGCTGCAGTATCATAGAAGAATGA
- a CDS encoding thermonuclease family protein, producing MRNPFMRPPAGCPGLLAVVTVLLFGCLLFLHQPAAFAKPDVGNEGRRATVRFVPDGDTVVLVSGEVVRLLGIDAPEMGKDGAANQFYAVQSRDALASLVMGKEIRVMSGTPSKDRYGRTLARLVLPQGSNVAEILVSEGYAMVYWHADVPRRIFENLLELQRDAVKGRVGMWQVVDIISKRSDTYVGNRKSKRLFTFMCDGSGQISAKNRIEFRNVEQAFDMGFAPARHCRIWPDQ from the coding sequence ATGCGCAATCCTTTTATGCGCCCCCCCGCCGGATGCCCGGGACTGCTGGCGGTTGTGACCGTACTGCTGTTCGGTTGCCTTCTGTTTCTTCATCAACCCGCTGCCTTTGCGAAACCAGATGTCGGGAACGAAGGAAGAAGGGCGACTGTACGCTTTGTTCCCGATGGTGATACCGTGGTTCTTGTCTCTGGAGAGGTAGTAAGGCTCCTGGGTATAGACGCCCCGGAAATGGGCAAAGACGGTGCCGCAAACCAGTTTTATGCCGTTCAATCCCGCGATGCGCTTGCCTCTTTGGTTATGGGAAAGGAGATTCGTGTCATGAGCGGAACTCCATCCAAAGACCGTTACGGGCGTACCCTTGCCCGGCTTGTGCTTCCGCAGGGCAGCAACGTTGCTGAAATTCTGGTTTCAGAAGGATACGCCATGGTATACTGGCATGCTGATGTGCCCCGCAGAATTTTTGAGAATTTGTTGGAGTTGCAGCGTGATGCAGTGAAAGGGCGGGTGGGGATGTGGCAGGTGGTGGATATAATTTCGAAGAGAAGCGATACGTATGTGGGCAACCGTAAAAGTAAGCGCTTGTTTACTTTTATGTGTGACGGTTCCGGACAGATATCTGCAAAAAATAGAATAGAATTCCGGAATGTTGAGCAGGCCTTTGACATGGGGTTTGCCCCCGCGAGGCACTGCAGGATCTGGCCTGACCAATAG